The Tepidanaerobacter syntrophicus genome includes the window TTGCTACTGCTATAAGAATAGGAAATCCTGCAAGCTGGAAATATGCAGTAGAAGCTGCTAATGAATCCGGCGGCAAGATACGGAAAGTAACTGATGAAGAAATACTTGAAGCATATAAACTTTTAGCAAGTAAAGAGGGTGTATTTGTAGAGCCGGCTTCAGCAGCCTCCTTTGCGGGCATAATAAAAATGATTAAAGAGAATGAACTAAAAGATGGTGATACAGTAGTTGCCGTGCTTACAGGGCATGGATTGAAGGATCCGGATACTGCAATCAAAAACGGAACCAGCCCAACTGTGATTGAGCCCCGGCTCGATATACTCGAAAATGAAATTTATGGGGAGTGAGAAATGTGATAAAAATACAAGTACCTGCTACAACGGCAAACTTTGGTCCCGGCTTTGATTGCCTAGGAGCATCTCTAGGATTGTATAACTATATAGAAATGGGATTTTCAGATGAGCCGATTGTAGAGGTAAGGGGAGAAGGAAAGGAAGAGATTCCTACTGATGAAACTAACTTGGTTTATCAAGCGGGCCTGAAAGTGCTTGAATTGGCAGGTGTAGATAAACATCTAAAGATAGTTCTTGAAAATAACATTCCTATAGCTAGAGGGCTTGGGAGCAGCGCAGCATGTATAGTAGGTGGTTTGAAAGCTGCTAACCGCCTTGTGGGAGATGCTTTTGATAATATCGAGCTAATACGAATTGCAACACAGATGGAAGGACATCCTGACAATGTGGTTCCCGCAACTTTTGGTGGTTTTTGCTTATCCATGATACATGAAAATAGAATAATTTATAAAACTTTTCCGATGCCATTTTGGCTCCAATTTGTGGTTTGCATACCGGAGTTTGAGCTAAAGACCGAAGATGCAAGAAAAATATTACCTAAAGAAATTAAATTTCAAGATGCCGTGTTTAACATCGGTCGTGTTGCGATGTTAGTGGCTGCTATGGCAAGGGGCGACTTTACTGATATGGATATTTTTTGTCAGGACAGGCTCCATCAGCCATATAGAAGCCGCCTGATTCCAGGTATGGATGAAATACTTGCCACAGTAAGATCAAAAGGCGCATATGCAGGCTTTTTAAGTGGCTCAGGCCCTTCAGTTGTATGCCTGAGTTTAAGAGAAAGATCTGATGCCTTAGGCGAACACATGGTAGAAATATTTTCTAAAAATGGTATTAAGTCTTCCTACAAAGTGCTGTCTCCGGATTCTACAGGCGCAAGATTTTTGTAAAAATCAAATTCGCTAAAGGGCTTGAAATTGTCTCTCCTTTGTTTTATAATAGTAAATGCGTGATGATATCTGGGTGTGGCGCAGTTTGGTAGCGCGCTAGAATGGGGTTCTAGAGGCCGGGGGTTCAAGTCCCCCCACTCAGACCATTTTAAAGAATATCTAAGGTTACAGCAGTTATCCACAGGCTAAAAAGTAAAATGGCCAGTGCAAGTATCATTTTTAAGTGCCATGACTGCTTTACCTTGTAAAAATATAGGACAGCTTTAATGTAAATTTAGTGTAAGCCGTTTACCGGAAAGGAGGTAAGCGGTTTTTTGCTGTTTAAATTCGCAATTAAGGACTTTTTAGATGACCGGAAACTTAAAAACCTTTCACCTGCAACGATAAAAAGCTATGAAGTAACATTAGAGCATTTCCACAGATACTTGACGCAAAATGAAAAGATTAACGTTGAAGATGTAACCCAAGCAGATATAAAAAGCTATTTAATTTCATGCAGGGAAGAAGGGGGAAACAGGCCAACGAGCTTAAATCACAAAATAGGAAACCTTAAAGTATTTTTTAACTATATGGCCGACATTGAAACAATAGAAAAAAACCCTATGAAGAAGGTTCAGAAGGTAAAAACGGACGTCAAAATCGAGGCTTTTACCGACTATCATATTAAGCAGATGCTAAACTACTACCGGAGAATAAAACAGCGGAATATGACCCTTTACGCTTATAGGGATTATACAATCATAGTCACACTCTTAGGCACAGGGATAAGGCGAGGGGAGCTATGTAATTTAACATGGCATGATGTAGACCTAGCAAACAGCAAAATGACAATATACGGCAAGGCCAGAAGACAGCGAACAATACCATTGACCGACAAGCTAAAACAAGAGCTTATAGAATGGCGGTTATTTAACGAAAAACACTTTTACAGCTTTACACCAGAGCGAAACGTGTTCACTGACGGTACAGGGAAAAGACTTACTGAAAATGCCGTAGGGAATATATTTAAACGATTAGCCAAGATAATGAACTTTAGAGATGTCAGAGTATCGGCTCATACCTTCAGGCATACATTTGCAAAGAACTGGATTTTAAGCGGTGGGGATGTTTTTTCACTACAACGGATATTAGGACACTCTACTTTAGACATGACAAATAAATATGTGTCACTGTTTGGAAGTGCTATCAAAGAGCAAAACGAAAAGCATAATCCATTAAATAATTTAGACATATAAGGAGGCCGAAACATGGAAGATTTAAACATGAACGACATTCAATTTATCTTGAGGGCGGTTTTAGTATATACCTCAAGTGTTATTAATGATTTAAGGCCAGATAACGAAGACCTTTGGCTTAAAGGTGAATTAAAGCAGGCCAAGGGAACATTAAATAAACTTAATAACATGCAGATAAACAGACTGGATATATAGGGAGGCTGGAAGAATGGATAATTTGAACGCAAGGGAACTAAAAACCTTTATCCGCAGTTTTCGCAGGCCTTAAAAAAGGGGGGCAGGCGAGGAAAAACAAGTATCCGGCCTTAATGGCTGCCCTAAAAAAGGGGAAAGAAGTTATTGATAGAGAAGTAGAGAGTGCCTAAACCAACTAGAACAGATAAAAAATTATCCTTGCAGAAGGGAGGTTTTAAGAGTGCCAAAAGAATATGACGAGCTATGGCAAGAATTACAAGAGAGAGCCAAATATCCGATTGAAAGACTAATTAGGCAAGGCGTAGAACTTGCAACATTAAAAGCAATCTTCGAGGACTTAGCTAATAAAATGTTAAAAATAAATGCTTAAAAAATACCTTCTAATACAGTTGTATCAATGGACATAGCCTATTAAACATAGTATAATAGATATAAGGAAACATAAGTTTGCAAAGGAGGCTTGAGAGCATGACCAGACTTAAGGCGGCAATACTAGAGCAGGGATTGACACAAAGAGAATTAGCACAGATGATAAATCAATCACCTTCAAGTATTTCACAAGTTATAAACGGCTTTATGAGGCCGTGGCCGAAACTTCGACGGGAAATAGCCGAGGCTTTACATATACCAGAGAATGAACTATTTGACGAGGAAGGAAAGCTAATCGAAAGCGACGCGGAATATATCAAGATACCATTAAAGAAATATGCGTAGAACGGTAGGGTAGGGGATAGTCTTATTATGGCTATTCCCCTTTTTGTAATGTAATGTAGCAGATCAAGAAGGATAAAAACGTTAGAATAATTAATATAAAGCCAGTATAATACTCATATTCAGGGAGGTTTAAAAGGTGAGAGAATACCGGACAAAGTCAATTAACATTGCAACGGTATTATTAACACAAGGGGTAAAACTTAAGCGAGTGGAAGGAGACAGGGAGAAGTATTTCGTTTTTGAAGATACCGAGGACAGGCCTAAGATTATCCAGGACTTTATAAACAAGGAACTCAAGGTAAATATAAACGACT containing:
- a CDS encoding helix-turn-helix domain-containing protein; translated protein: MTRLKAAILEQGLTQRELAQMINQSPSSISQVINGFMRPWPKLRREIAEALHIPENELFDEEGKLIESDAEYIKIPLKKYA
- a CDS encoding tyrosine-type recombinase/integrase; amino-acid sequence: MLFKFAIKDFLDDRKLKNLSPATIKSYEVTLEHFHRYLTQNEKINVEDVTQADIKSYLISCREEGGNRPTSLNHKIGNLKVFFNYMADIETIEKNPMKKVQKVKTDVKIEAFTDYHIKQMLNYYRRIKQRNMTLYAYRDYTIIVTLLGTGIRRGELCNLTWHDVDLANSKMTIYGKARRQRTIPLTDKLKQELIEWRLFNEKHFYSFTPERNVFTDGTGKRLTENAVGNIFKRLAKIMNFRDVRVSAHTFRHTFAKNWILSGGDVFSLQRILGHSTLDMTNKYVSLFGSAIKEQNEKHNPLNNLDI
- a CDS encoding DUF5659 domain-containing protein; this translates as MREYRTKSINIATVLLTQGVKLKRVEGDREKYFVFEDTEDRPKIIQDFINKELKVNINDFLNNQKNLKNLIFS
- the thrB gene encoding homoserine kinase; translation: MIKIQVPATTANFGPGFDCLGASLGLYNYIEMGFSDEPIVEVRGEGKEEIPTDETNLVYQAGLKVLELAGVDKHLKIVLENNIPIARGLGSSAACIVGGLKAANRLVGDAFDNIELIRIATQMEGHPDNVVPATFGGFCLSMIHENRIIYKTFPMPFWLQFVVCIPEFELKTEDARKILPKEIKFQDAVFNIGRVAMLVAAMARGDFTDMDIFCQDRLHQPYRSRLIPGMDEILATVRSKGAYAGFLSGSGPSVVCLSLRERSDALGEHMVEIFSKNGIKSSYKVLSPDSTGARFL